A single region of the Salvia miltiorrhiza cultivar Shanhuang (shh) chromosome 8, IMPLAD_Smil_shh, whole genome shotgun sequence genome encodes:
- the LOC130998226 gene encoding protein G1-like4 has translation MACKLLNYDQILSGPALVSYCNSSSPTSETSSVSQKAVAGAPPSSLSRYESQKWRDWNMSGRYLKNHKPLLVLSHCSGAHILEFLRYLDQFGKTKVHTAGCPFFGHPHPLPPPPCPCLLRQAWGSLDALVGLLRAAFEENDGRP, from the exons ATGGCATGTAAATTACTAAACTATGACCAAATTCTG TCTGGTCCAGCCCTAGTGAGCTACTGCAACTCGAGCAGCCCTACATCGGAGACGAGCTCCGTCAGCCAGAAGGCGGTGGCGGGTGCGCCACCTTCGTCCCTGAGCCGGTACGAGTCGCAGAAATGGCGCGACTGGAACATGTCCGGGCGGTATCTGAAGAACCACAAGCCGCTGCTGGTGCTGAGCCATTGTAGCGGGGCCCACATCCTTGAATTCCTCCGCTACCTCGACCAGTTCGGCAAGACCAAGGTCCACACCGCCGGCTGCCCCTTCTTCGGCCATCCTCACCCCCTTCCCCCCCCGCCCTGCCCCTGCCTTCTCCGCCAGGCCTGGGGAAGCCTCGATGCACTCGTCGGCCTCCTACGCGCCGCCTTCGAGGAGAACGACGGCAGGCCGTAG
- the LOC130997161 gene encoding WEB family protein At2g40480-like isoform X1 produces the protein MAESADTKKVIDPRVEIDTSPPFESVKEAVDHFGGSGPWIPHHLPNQKNEAFDVEKIEEEAVRLERDLIMKEQQTLNVLKELEAAKSFVQGLKLNLIPELDVAWPSPGLMFSELNQAKLNLSKTSVDLAAIQASVESLNKNLRKDKILLHRASKMQLQETHHHVSLTVSSSKQSIGFEAEQYKKMTEASRYEVMEAMAEIERTKDCIRMAEMRLNAAKKMEEAAKAVEAIALARTNANQGDGITLSFEEYKALSQKAKQADQLCTTKFIDTPSHHLEVPVLEKFEDENNVVVEDSFAKFKFRNSQKPASIGDVLSSSRKVIVRDDVVVENQSEKQHVSLSQMLREQSRLILHPNKTAGEGNVQKQYFMQRKKFGFIQVPIPTKQSKKKSPAS, from the exons ATGGCGGAATCCGCCGACACCAAAAAGGTAATCGATCCCCGGGTGGAAATCGACACTTCGCCGCCGTTCGAGTCGGTCAAGGAGGCTGTCGACCACTTCGGCGGCAGCGGCCCTTGGATTCCTCATCACTTACCCAAT CAGAAGAATGAGGCGTTCGATGTGGAGAAGATAGAGGAAGAGGCAGTACGACTGGAGAGGGATCTGATAATGAAAGAGCAGCAAACACTGAACGTGTTGAAAGAGCTGGAAGCAGCAAAGAGCTTCGTCCAAGGCCTGAAACTCAATCTCATCCCCGAGCTCGACGTCGCGTGGCCGTCGCCTGGCCTCATGTTCAGCGAGCTCAACCAGGCGAAGCTCAACCTTAGCAAAACGTCGGTTGATCTCGCTGCAATTCAAGCCTCCGTTGAGTCCCTCAACAAGAATCTAAGAAAAGATAAAATTTTGCTTCACAGGGCAAGCAAGATGCAGCTGCAAGAGACCCACCATCACGTCTCTCTAACCGTGTCGTCGAGCAAGCAAAGCATAGGCTTCGAGGCAGAGCAGTACAAGAAGATGACGGAGGCGTCGAGGTACGAGGTGATGGAGGCGATGGCCGAGATAGAGCGCACCAAGGACTGCATCCGGATGGCCGAGATGAGGCTCAACGCGGCCAAGAAGATGGAGGAGGCGGCTAAGGCCGTCGAGGCCATCGCCCTCGCTCGAACCAATGCCAATCAAGGAGATGGGATCACGCTCTCCTTCGAGGAATACAAGGCTCTGTCTCAAAAGGCCAAGCAGGCCGATCAGCTCTGCACCACCAAATTCATCGACACACCTTCTCATCACCTGGAGGTCCCGGTGCTCGAGAAGTTCGAGGATGAGAACAACGTGGTGGTGGAGGATAGCTTCGCCAAGTTCAAGTTCAGGAACTCGCAGAAGCCTGCTTCGATCGGGGACGTGCTGAGTAGTAGCAGGAAGGTGATTGTGCGAGACGACGTGGTGGTGGAGAATCAGTCGGAGAAGCAGCATGTGTCGTTGAGCCAGATGCTGAGGGAGCAGAGCAGGCTCATTCTGCATCCCAATAAAACTGCAGGAGAAGGGAATGTGCAGAAGCAATACTTCATGCAGAGGAAGAAATTTGGGTTTATTCAAGTGCCCATTCCCACCAAGCAAAGCAAGAAAAAGTCACCAGCCTCTTAG
- the LOC130997161 gene encoding WEB family protein At2g40480-like isoform X3, with protein MAESADTKKVIDPRVEIDTSPPFESVKEAVDHFGGSGPWIPHHLPNQKNEAFDVEKIEEEAVRLERDLIMKEQQTLNVLKELEAAKSFVQGLKLNLIPELDVAWPSPGLMFSELNQAKLNLSKTASKMQLQETHHHVSLTVSSSKQSIGFEAEQYKKMTEASRYEVMEAMAEIERTKDCIRMAEMRLNAAKKMEEAAKAVEAIALARTNANQGDGITLSFEEYKALSQKAKQADQLCTTKFIDTPSHHLEVPVLEKFEDENNVVVEDSFAKFKFRNSQKPASIGDVLSSSRKVIVRDDVVVENQSEKQHVSLSQMLREQSRLILHPNKTAGEGNVQKQYFMQRKKFGFIQVPIPTKQSKKKSPAS; from the exons ATGGCGGAATCCGCCGACACCAAAAAGGTAATCGATCCCCGGGTGGAAATCGACACTTCGCCGCCGTTCGAGTCGGTCAAGGAGGCTGTCGACCACTTCGGCGGCAGCGGCCCTTGGATTCCTCATCACTTACCCAAT CAGAAGAATGAGGCGTTCGATGTGGAGAAGATAGAGGAAGAGGCAGTACGACTGGAGAGGGATCTGATAATGAAAGAGCAGCAAACACTGAACGTGTTGAAAGAGCTGGAAGCAGCAAAGAGCTTCGTCCAAGGCCTGAAACTCAATCTCATCCCCGAGCTCGACGTCGCGTGGCCGTCGCCTGGCCTCATGTTCAGCGAGCTCAACCAGGCGAAGCTCAACCTTAGCAAAAC GGCAAGCAAGATGCAGCTGCAAGAGACCCACCATCACGTCTCTCTAACCGTGTCGTCGAGCAAGCAAAGCATAGGCTTCGAGGCAGAGCAGTACAAGAAGATGACGGAGGCGTCGAGGTACGAGGTGATGGAGGCGATGGCCGAGATAGAGCGCACCAAGGACTGCATCCGGATGGCCGAGATGAGGCTCAACGCGGCCAAGAAGATGGAGGAGGCGGCTAAGGCCGTCGAGGCCATCGCCCTCGCTCGAACCAATGCCAATCAAGGAGATGGGATCACGCTCTCCTTCGAGGAATACAAGGCTCTGTCTCAAAAGGCCAAGCAGGCCGATCAGCTCTGCACCACCAAATTCATCGACACACCTTCTCATCACCTGGAGGTCCCGGTGCTCGAGAAGTTCGAGGATGAGAACAACGTGGTGGTGGAGGATAGCTTCGCCAAGTTCAAGTTCAGGAACTCGCAGAAGCCTGCTTCGATCGGGGACGTGCTGAGTAGTAGCAGGAAGGTGATTGTGCGAGACGACGTGGTGGTGGAGAATCAGTCGGAGAAGCAGCATGTGTCGTTGAGCCAGATGCTGAGGGAGCAGAGCAGGCTCATTCTGCATCCCAATAAAACTGCAGGAGAAGGGAATGTGCAGAAGCAATACTTCATGCAGAGGAAGAAATTTGGGTTTATTCAAGTGCCCATTCCCACCAAGCAAAGCAAGAAAAAGTCACCAGCCTCTTAG
- the LOC130997161 gene encoding WEB family protein At2g40480-like isoform X4: MAESADTKKVIDPRVEIDTSPPFESVKEAVDHFGGSGPWIPHHLPNKNEAFDVEKIEEEAVRLERDLIMKEQQTLNVLKELEAAKSFVQGLKLNLIPELDVAWPSPGLMFSELNQAKLNLSKTASKMQLQETHHHVSLTVSSSKQSIGFEAEQYKKMTEASRYEVMEAMAEIERTKDCIRMAEMRLNAAKKMEEAAKAVEAIALARTNANQGDGITLSFEEYKALSQKAKQADQLCTTKFIDTPSHHLEVPVLEKFEDENNVVVEDSFAKFKFRNSQKPASIGDVLSSSRKVIVRDDVVVENQSEKQHVSLSQMLREQSRLILHPNKTAGEGNVQKQYFMQRKKFGFIQVPIPTKQSKKKSPAS, from the exons ATGGCGGAATCCGCCGACACCAAAAAGGTAATCGATCCCCGGGTGGAAATCGACACTTCGCCGCCGTTCGAGTCGGTCAAGGAGGCTGTCGACCACTTCGGCGGCAGCGGCCCTTGGATTCCTCATCACTTACCCAAT AAGAATGAGGCGTTCGATGTGGAGAAGATAGAGGAAGAGGCAGTACGACTGGAGAGGGATCTGATAATGAAAGAGCAGCAAACACTGAACGTGTTGAAAGAGCTGGAAGCAGCAAAGAGCTTCGTCCAAGGCCTGAAACTCAATCTCATCCCCGAGCTCGACGTCGCGTGGCCGTCGCCTGGCCTCATGTTCAGCGAGCTCAACCAGGCGAAGCTCAACCTTAGCAAAAC GGCAAGCAAGATGCAGCTGCAAGAGACCCACCATCACGTCTCTCTAACCGTGTCGTCGAGCAAGCAAAGCATAGGCTTCGAGGCAGAGCAGTACAAGAAGATGACGGAGGCGTCGAGGTACGAGGTGATGGAGGCGATGGCCGAGATAGAGCGCACCAAGGACTGCATCCGGATGGCCGAGATGAGGCTCAACGCGGCCAAGAAGATGGAGGAGGCGGCTAAGGCCGTCGAGGCCATCGCCCTCGCTCGAACCAATGCCAATCAAGGAGATGGGATCACGCTCTCCTTCGAGGAATACAAGGCTCTGTCTCAAAAGGCCAAGCAGGCCGATCAGCTCTGCACCACCAAATTCATCGACACACCTTCTCATCACCTGGAGGTCCCGGTGCTCGAGAAGTTCGAGGATGAGAACAACGTGGTGGTGGAGGATAGCTTCGCCAAGTTCAAGTTCAGGAACTCGCAGAAGCCTGCTTCGATCGGGGACGTGCTGAGTAGTAGCAGGAAGGTGATTGTGCGAGACGACGTGGTGGTGGAGAATCAGTCGGAGAAGCAGCATGTGTCGTTGAGCCAGATGCTGAGGGAGCAGAGCAGGCTCATTCTGCATCCCAATAAAACTGCAGGAGAAGGGAATGTGCAGAAGCAATACTTCATGCAGAGGAAGAAATTTGGGTTTATTCAAGTGCCCATTCCCACCAAGCAAAGCAAGAAAAAGTCACCAGCCTCTTAG
- the LOC130997161 gene encoding WEB family protein At2g40480-like isoform X2, with translation MAESADTKKVIDPRVEIDTSPPFESVKEAVDHFGGSGPWIPHHLPNKNEAFDVEKIEEEAVRLERDLIMKEQQTLNVLKELEAAKSFVQGLKLNLIPELDVAWPSPGLMFSELNQAKLNLSKTSVDLAAIQASVESLNKNLRKDKILLHRASKMQLQETHHHVSLTVSSSKQSIGFEAEQYKKMTEASRYEVMEAMAEIERTKDCIRMAEMRLNAAKKMEEAAKAVEAIALARTNANQGDGITLSFEEYKALSQKAKQADQLCTTKFIDTPSHHLEVPVLEKFEDENNVVVEDSFAKFKFRNSQKPASIGDVLSSSRKVIVRDDVVVENQSEKQHVSLSQMLREQSRLILHPNKTAGEGNVQKQYFMQRKKFGFIQVPIPTKQSKKKSPAS, from the exons ATGGCGGAATCCGCCGACACCAAAAAGGTAATCGATCCCCGGGTGGAAATCGACACTTCGCCGCCGTTCGAGTCGGTCAAGGAGGCTGTCGACCACTTCGGCGGCAGCGGCCCTTGGATTCCTCATCACTTACCCAAT AAGAATGAGGCGTTCGATGTGGAGAAGATAGAGGAAGAGGCAGTACGACTGGAGAGGGATCTGATAATGAAAGAGCAGCAAACACTGAACGTGTTGAAAGAGCTGGAAGCAGCAAAGAGCTTCGTCCAAGGCCTGAAACTCAATCTCATCCCCGAGCTCGACGTCGCGTGGCCGTCGCCTGGCCTCATGTTCAGCGAGCTCAACCAGGCGAAGCTCAACCTTAGCAAAACGTCGGTTGATCTCGCTGCAATTCAAGCCTCCGTTGAGTCCCTCAACAAGAATCTAAGAAAAGATAAAATTTTGCTTCACAGGGCAAGCAAGATGCAGCTGCAAGAGACCCACCATCACGTCTCTCTAACCGTGTCGTCGAGCAAGCAAAGCATAGGCTTCGAGGCAGAGCAGTACAAGAAGATGACGGAGGCGTCGAGGTACGAGGTGATGGAGGCGATGGCCGAGATAGAGCGCACCAAGGACTGCATCCGGATGGCCGAGATGAGGCTCAACGCGGCCAAGAAGATGGAGGAGGCGGCTAAGGCCGTCGAGGCCATCGCCCTCGCTCGAACCAATGCCAATCAAGGAGATGGGATCACGCTCTCCTTCGAGGAATACAAGGCTCTGTCTCAAAAGGCCAAGCAGGCCGATCAGCTCTGCACCACCAAATTCATCGACACACCTTCTCATCACCTGGAGGTCCCGGTGCTCGAGAAGTTCGAGGATGAGAACAACGTGGTGGTGGAGGATAGCTTCGCCAAGTTCAAGTTCAGGAACTCGCAGAAGCCTGCTTCGATCGGGGACGTGCTGAGTAGTAGCAGGAAGGTGATTGTGCGAGACGACGTGGTGGTGGAGAATCAGTCGGAGAAGCAGCATGTGTCGTTGAGCCAGATGCTGAGGGAGCAGAGCAGGCTCATTCTGCATCCCAATAAAACTGCAGGAGAAGGGAATGTGCAGAAGCAATACTTCATGCAGAGGAAGAAATTTGGGTTTATTCAAGTGCCCATTCCCACCAAGCAAAGCAAGAAAAAGTCACCAGCCTCTTAG